The region CATTGCACCAACGATTATCACCAATATTACACTTAACCATCCATCAATGCAGGAGGAAATATTTGGCCCCATATTACCGGTACTTGAGTTTACCTCTCTTGAAGAAGTAATACACATTGTTACCTTTTTACCAAAACCATTAGCTGCGTATATCTTCACAAAAAACAAAAGAATCTGGAAAAAGCTCATTGATGAAATTTCTTTTGGTGGCGGTTGTATTAACGATACTATCTCACACTATGTTTCTCCGTATTTGCCATTTGGTGGAGTGGGCTATAGCGGCATTGGACAATACCATGGAAAAGCAAGTTTTGATACTTTTACCCATTATAAAGGCATTTTGAAAAAGCCGTTTTTCATTGATACATTTTTACGATACCCACCTTACAATAAAGGAAAAGTATCTTTTGTAAAACGCTATTTCAGATTTAAATTGTAATTTTTATTTGACACTATTGGAAAATATATCTAAAATATAACTAGAAATAGATGATTGGTACAAAAGGATATTATATATGGGTTTAGCTTTAAAAACGTATGAGATATTTAAAGAAAATGAGGCTGCAACCAAACAGGATCTAAGGAAAACTGAATTGCGCTTAATTAAAGAAATTGAACAAAATCGATTCCATATGAAAGAAATTGAATTATCTCTTTTAAAAAAGATAGGAACTGTTCGTTCAAGTACAATTAAATGGATAATTGGTCTATGGTTTACTCAAACTATTGCAATAGCTGCATTTATCTATACTGTTATAGTACAAATTAAGTAATTAATATGGCAGCAGAAAAGAAAAAAAATACTAAAAAAACCAAAAAAACAAAAGCACCACAAGCTAAAAAACCACAGGATGCCACAGCACAATACATTAAAGCCATAAACCTTCTTTTAAAAAAATTGGATGAAGAAAGCCTGGACTTTTTATATGAACAGGCAAAGGTGCTATTACATAACTTAGAAGTTAAAAAATTGCAACAGGAATTTAATGAACTTGATGTTAAAACTATTATCTCAAAACGTCAGGATTACAGCAAAGATAAGCTTGAGGTAGTTGAGGCTGATGACCTCCGTCATTTTATTTTTGTTATAAACGGTGCCCGTAATTTCTTTAGTCGTGATGAAATGCGAAAGATAGTCAAACTTTGCCACAGTGCACCAACGGTAAAAGATGGCATGCGTATGTTATACCACTGGTTTGAAAAAAATAGAAAAGACGTAATAATTGATACAGTTATTGATGGGCCACATGACAAAGCACTTGAAACAATGTATAATCATATTGTAAATAACTATACTGTTAGCGATTAATAATATAAAACATCATTCATTTAGTGTTCATTTCCTTATTGGATCTATTGCCTATTAAATTACAATTAATATTTTTCATGCCATAGATACTACTCTTGCAGCCACCATATATACATTAGCAATAGGAATATCTTCTTTCTAATCTTATTAAGAATGTTATTGCCGTGAAATGGGAAAAATTATTGTAATTATAGTAATTATGGTTGTGTTCTTGCATATTTTAAGGGTAATCCCCAATAAAATCGGCATGCATGTACCCCCTCCTCCATATCAAATTCGAATAAATAGCTTTTATTTATTTCATATTTTAGATAGTTATCGGTATCATCATTTTCAGTTTTACAATTGAGATTTGACAAAAATTCAATAAATTCATCTAAAACATTATTAACACAGAACTCAATAGCCTTAGCCACACTCATCTTCCAAAGCTTTTTAACATCAAGTAAATACTCATACTCTTTAAATTGCAAATACAAGTGTACCCGTTTCCAGGGATTATTCAAATTCCTTTTCCTGTATGCAATGCTTTTAAATGCTTTAGCTCGTACCTTATCTTTTTTTGCAGCATAGATAATAAGATGGACTACTAAAACATGGAAAGGTATTTCTAATTGTTCAGCATTTTTTAAAAGAATTTCATAATGTTCATGGGAAATACAGGTTGTTGTTTCAAAATCCACGGTACACCTCCTTCTATGTATTCTTTAGATTATCCCACCATGTAACATACATGAATTATTTTGCAACATTTTTCCAATAAACTAACATAAATAATAAAAAAAATTGTGGACAGTTTTTGATATTTCATCTATATCAAATATTCACGTGTAATGAAATAAGGGTGTTTCTGATGAATCTTTTATAAAAAAGAAGTGGAAAATCTACAGCAAAAATAGGCTTATTCATTAACAATGGTTAGCGAAAATAATATTATACAGCTAAACAAAATAGAAATCACCGAACGGTATATAGTAATTCCCCGGCTTATAAGAGGGAAAGTACAAAAGATAGTTAAACCATTAAAGAAAGTAAAAGGCAACTGTTACTTTACCTGCAATATGCCCCATGCACTTATTAATTTTATTTACAGGAGTGTAAAAAAATTAGGGCTTACAAGTGTAAATCTAATTTTTTCTCGTGGAAATGTACGCATTAAAAATAGAATTGTCCATAATGCGGTGTTATCAACAATACTGGATTGGGATTTAGGAATCTCATTTATAATACCCCTTAAACTGCGGTACAACACATTTGTTACAATTGAAGTAGATAATAATGATTACAGTGTACGCTTAATGGAGCTGGCAATTCTCATTGCATTGATGGCTCATGCACATCCATCTCAGTCTCGAAAAAAACATATAGAAAATGCACATAAAGTACTGACCCTTGGCTGGAAAAGTATAACACAATAGATTACCGCTCAATTTTTTCCGGTAGGCGGTACATGTATTTCTTTCGAAAAATAACCTCAGTTACAAATTTATCAACCCTGCGTGCAAACTGGAACAGTCGCCATATAAACGCATCACTTTTATAATATTTTGCTATCTCGTCAAGAGTCAATGGTTGTATTGATTCATCTATTGATGCAAAGAAATAATTTGCAGCTTTTATAAACGCAGGTATCAGGTCTTCACGCTTTTCCTTATACAGGTTTGCTATACAGTCAATAACTACCGAACGCAAATCATAATACCTATCCAACACTTCCTGTAAAAATAAAGCCCGTATAATCGCGCGTAAAAACCATGGTGTATTTTTCAAAAACAGCTCTGCATTGAGCTGTTCAACACCATTAATACGATATAACGGTGTGCTGGTATCAATATATAGCAGAGTATCATTTTCACCAACATAATTCAGGGCACCATCAACCGAAACCAACACCCAGTTTGATATTTGCCCATCAATACCCACTTTCAAGGAACTATCGCTCATATTAAAACTATACCATTTTTTTAGCTCAGATAGTATCTTAGTAAACAAGGCCACCGCATTGCGTTCATCTAAACGTTTTACCAGAGAATTGCCAACCATCTGCGGGTTAACTTTTTTCTGACCAGCATATACGGTATACCATCCATTGCTTTTAAAATAACGAAACTGCTGCTCTGGAACCTGAATGCCAATTTTTTTTGTAAGTATTTCTCTGTACTCATAATACACTTTCTTCAGTGCTTCCACATCATCAAGTGTGTCGATAGGGGGCATCCGTTTCCACACCCAATCAGACTCTGCAATTTTCGTTTTGATAAATGATTGATTCAATGTTGATCCATGTATGGTTTGCATCACAGTGGATATTTCGCCATATCCTAATATTTTTAATGTAAGCTCTTCACGATACAATCGTGTAAAATCTTTTGTAAATTGCCGGTATAAACTCATATCCTGTATAAGATTATCACGAATACGGTCATATATTTCAATAATAGACCAAATATTTTGCACATCAAATTGTGATAGGACTAATTCCTGTAAATTTTTTGCCTTATCAAATTTTTTAAATGTTGGAAGGTATCGCTCTAAATACGGCAATTGTTCCTTAACAAGTTTCTCAATTGAAAGGTTTTCCTCACCATAAAAAAGGTTATACAGATTATGAAGCGCCCGTGTGTTTGCAATATGCCGCACCAAATACTGATAAAATCGTATCTTATCAACGGTAAGTATAGCTTTATTTCCACGCATAATCGTTATTATTTCATCATGTTGACCAAAAAGTCCTTTTATAATATCAATACTTTTGGCATGCTGCACGGCATCTTTTAATACAAATCCTTTAGATGTTTTATCCCAGATAGTATAAAAATGTTTGGAAAGGTTACTTAGTTCAGTATCAACCGATGCTAATTGCATAAACCGTATTCGCTTCCGTTTTAGTTCATACACTGTGTTTAATAGTGCAAAATGTTCTATGATATCTTTATGATCATCTTCCATAAGTCCCCTCACTGCGATAATGCTTGTAATGACTTCTGTATTGCAGCAACAACCAAATCTGCTTCCCGCTTTGTAATAATAAGTGGCGGTAAAAACTGAATTACTTTAGGATCATTGCCTGAATATACCACATATACTCCATTATCAAATAAAAGCTTAACCATGAAAAGCGCTGTCATCTCATCATTAAATGCAAGCCCCATCATGAGTCCCAATCCTCGTACCGTAAACGAAACTTTTGGATACTGCAACGAAAGCTTATTTAGTTTTTTTGTAAAATAATCTGCCATTTCATTCACGTTGTTTAACAATTTACTATCGCACATATCCAGAACCGCCATGGCTGCAAAGCAGCCAATTTCACTGCCACCAAACGTTGAGATATGAATAAAAGGGTTTTCTTTGAAAAAGAATGCATACTCTTCTTTATACACTGTTGCAGTAATGGGATATATTCCACCACTCATGCCTTTGCCCAACACCACTATGTCAGGCACCACATCAAAATGCTCAAAGCCCCACAACTTTCCCGTTCTACCAAAGCCAGTCTGCACCTCATCCATGATAAGCAGTGCACCTTGACTGTGGCAAAGCTTTTTCACCTCCTTAAAGTAATCTTTATGAGGCACCACAATGCCCAATGTTGCAGGAATTGTTTCAAGGATTACCGCAGCGGTATGTTCATCAATGGCTGCTTTCATTGCTTCAACATCATTAAATGGTACCTGGATAAATCCGGGTGAAAGTGGTTCAAACGGCTTTTTAAACTTTTCATCCCCCGTTGCAAGCGCCAGGCCTGTATGCCCATGATAACCACCAATGGCTGAAATGATGTTTGGTCGGCCTGTAACAGCACGTGCTAACTTGATAGCAGTATCTATTACCTCACCACCGGAAACACCATACACAACCTGATTTAAGCCAGGTGGCATAGTGGCTGCCAATTTTTGCGCAAGCATTGCTTTGGGATGGCTAATGAGATGGTGGTTACCTATATCATAACGCTGCATTGCTTTTTTAACCGCATCCATTATTTTTTTATTCCTGTGCCCCACATTAAACACACCTCCGTTACAATGGCAGTTTATGTACCGCTTGCCTGTAATATCGTATAAAAACACACCACGACGTTTATGTGGCACAAGCGCAATGTCATATTTTTTGTACATCTCCACTTTGCCGGGGGACACATACCGTGCATACAGCTCCATTATTTTTTCTTTGTTCATAGGCGCCTCCATTTTTATACTACAACACAATAGTCAATATGTCAAAATCATTTTTTTATTTTTGTGCGACAGTTCCGGCAGTTAGTCTATTGCCAGTTAATAACTCTGTTCCACGCCAAAAGCACCCCTGCCAGCCAGCGGAATAAACTCATACTCAGGATAAGCTTTCTTTAATGCAGTTGCTACCTGTTTTGCTGTAAACAGCGTTGATTTTACACCACGCCCAATATAATTGGAACCTGTATCAACTAAAAATTGCTTTTTACCATCAACTATTGAATTAAGTTTAATATGACCACCATGGGTTGGATTAAACGCAAACTCTTCCTGCTCTAAATAGTGGTGAGTAACTTCATGTGGTTTAGTTCCAGCAGAATAAAACTTTGGTGTATGCGATGATATTCCTGCTACCGAAGCAAGATAGGTTATATGTTCGCCAACTCGTAATGAATCAAGCCAGAATTTAAATTTTTCATAGCATACTCTTTCAATATTACGCCGCTCCTTGTACTTCCCAATTCTGAAATATTGCTGAATGGGAACAAATAGAGCTTTTAAATTATCTTTTTTCTTATAATCTAGAATCTGCTCGGGTACAAATGTTGTTGTAACAAATTGCTCTATATGTAATGACAATTCTGGATGCTTTTGATACAGCGGCCACTCATAAATAATCTTTAATGCTTTAGAAGCTAACGGGCTTGTAGCAAATGTTGATGTTGCTTTAAATAAAACATCCTCATTATGTGGATAAATAATTCCTTCAGCAGCAACAAGGCTATTGCTATTGTGATCAATTACATTTTTTATAATAATCCCTCCGTCATATTGAAGAAAAACACCCTGTTGCTTCTTTTTAAGATTATTATTGATTCTTAAAAGTATTGTTCCCTGTTTAATATCATCAATACTATCTACTTTTTGCCAGTATGATTCCATAATTCACTCAACCCATTAACCACACAAAACATTTAGCAAAATTACAAATAGTTTAATTACGCTAACTATAATATTATGTATTCATTACTTTTATCAGTGCCTGCTTTATTTCATCAAACGTAAACGGTTTAACAAGATACCACGAGAAACCATATCGTGCATAATCTGCAATAGCACTGTTATCAGCATATCCGCTCATCACAATTCCTTTTAAATTTTCCTGTATTTTCTTCATCTGGGCAAAAGCATCTACCCCACTCATACTTCCAGGAATGGTGATATCAACCAGCACACAATCAAATTGTTTGCCTTTTTCTTTTGATGCAATTATTTTTCCAATTGCATCATCACTCTGAGTTGCAGTGTCATAACTACACCCTAACATATCCAGCATCCCGGCTGTAACGTCAAGTATCTCCTGCCTATCATCAAGTATTAAAACATGAGCACTTATAGAATCAACTTTTGCTTTATGTGTTTTATTAACTGAAACATCACCTTTTATTTTTGGCAGATAAATTGCAAAATCAGTTCCTTTTTCAGAAGATGAAACTGTTATGGTACCTCCATGCTGCCGTACAATTGATAACGATGTGGTAAGTCCTAATCCAGTGCCTTCTTCTTTTGTTGTAAAATAAGGATCAAATATTCTATTAATATGTTCTTGCGAAATACCTTTTCCGGTATCTGAAAATTGAATCATGATATACTCACCATCAGGTAATTGCAATACATCAGGTTTATTCTTTAAACTCTTTACCGTTATTGTTAACACACCTGTATTTTCCATTGCCTGTATTGCATTTAAGGTTAGATTCCTGAATACATGCGATAGCTGATGCTCATCAAACTCAATATTTTCTATTTTATCATCAATATCATAAACAACCTTAACGCTGCTGCCATGTGTTATGAAATCCACAGTATCCCGAATCAATTGCAGTATATTACCTGTTTTTTTAATTGGTTTCCCACCTTTTGCATAGGTTAACAGTTGCCCTGTTAAAGATTGTGCAGATTTCACAGATTTTTTTATACCATCAATTATTTCTAAAAAATTATGTTTTTGAGTATTTTTCAACAGCATTAATGATGCTATTTCAGCATTACCCATTATTGAAGTAAGGATGTTATTGAAATCATGAGCTATGCCAGCAGCTAATATTCCTAAGGATTCAAATTGCTGCAGCTTAATAAGCTCGTTTTGCATTGCTAACATGTCGGTAATATCTCTTATAATTGTGACAGTACCAATAATAGTATTATCCATCTCAATGGGTGATGAAGCAACCGACACATCTATTGTTCTATTATTACAATGGCATTTAAGATGATAATGTACAACGGGCTTTTTCAACTGAATACATTCTCCAATAGGGTCAACCACGTTTTGAACGGTTGATTCTGCAAAATTAACTAAAGCTCTAACATCCTTTCCTAATAAAATTGTATTATTAAATAATAAATCAGCTTGTTTATTGGAAAGAATAATATTACCCCTTTCATCAGTGCTTATGAAAGCATCACCAATTGATTGGATAGTAATAAGCAACCGCTCCTTTTCAAGAAGCAATTGCTCCTGAGTTTTTTTATGCCAGTACAGCTCATTTTCAAGCTGCTCTGTTTTAATTTTTACCTGTCTACGTAGTGAAGCATTCCAGGCAATGATACCGATTATTACAAGCAACCCTCCAAATAGCAATACTGTCAGGATATACCAAAATTCTTTTTCCTGGTAAAATGGACGTGGTGCCAGTGAAATCCATCTCTGGTAAATAGCACGCCTTTTACTTTCAGGTATAGAATCCAGAGCCTTAGAAACAATTGAATAAAGTAATTGATCATCACTGCGAACACCTATACATAAATTCCAGTCATATCCCACATTGCCAGCAACACGTAAATTTGTAATACTATAAGTATCTACCAGATACGACACTGTTGAAAGTGAGATAATCATTGCATCATATTCACCAAAGGACAATTTCATCAAACCTTCAGTTTCGTTTTTTACCGTCTCTATAGTAAATGATGGATATCTCTTTTTAATAAAGTCAATCACCGCATAACCCTTCACTGCTGCAATCTTCATCCCGGCTAAACCATCCAGGCTATTAACTTTTGTATTGGATTTTTGCACAACAATAACGTTGGGGATTCGTACATATGGCTTTGTAAAATGTAAAAACGAATGTCGCTCAGGAACATCCTGGATTGAAAGAACAATATCCACGTTTCTATCTTTTGCTGCTTGCAACACATCTGCCCATGACTCCTTCATTTCTATAGTAAATGTTAGTCCAAGCTTTTTACCTATTTCATTTAAATAATCCTGGCTTAACCCAATAGGATTTCCCGTATGGTCAGT is a window of Spirochaetota bacterium DNA encoding:
- a CDS encoding aspartate aminotransferase family protein; protein product: MNKEKIMELYARYVSPGKVEMYKKYDIALVPHKRRGVFLYDITGKRYINCHCNGGVFNVGHRNKKIMDAVKKAMQRYDIGNHHLISHPKAMLAQKLAATMPPGLNQVVYGVSGGEVIDTAIKLARAVTGRPNIISAIGGYHGHTGLALATGDEKFKKPFEPLSPGFIQVPFNDVEAMKAAIDEHTAAVILETIPATLGIVVPHKDYFKEVKKLCHSQGALLIMDEVQTGFGRTGKLWGFEHFDVVPDIVVLGKGMSGGIYPITATVYKEEYAFFFKENPFIHISTFGGSEIGCFAAMAVLDMCDSKLLNNVNEMADYFTKKLNKLSLQYPKVSFTVRGLGLMMGLAFNDEMTALFMVKLLFDNGVYVVYSGNDPKVIQFLPPLIITKREADLVVAAIQKSLQALSQ
- a CDS encoding DUF6206 family protein produces the protein MEDDHKDIIEHFALLNTVYELKRKRIRFMQLASVDTELSNLSKHFYTIWDKTSKGFVLKDAVQHAKSIDIIKGLFGQHDEIITIMRGNKAILTVDKIRFYQYLVRHIANTRALHNLYNLFYGEENLSIEKLVKEQLPYLERYLPTFKKFDKAKNLQELVLSQFDVQNIWSIIEIYDRIRDNLIQDMSLYRQFTKDFTRLYREELTLKILGYGEISTVMQTIHGSTLNQSFIKTKIAESDWVWKRMPPIDTLDDVEALKKVYYEYREILTKKIGIQVPEQQFRYFKSNGWYTVYAGQKKVNPQMVGNSLVKRLDERNAVALFTKILSELKKWYSFNMSDSSLKVGIDGQISNWVLVSVDGALNYVGENDTLLYIDTSTPLYRINGVEQLNAELFLKNTPWFLRAIIRALFLQEVLDRYYDLRSVVIDCIANLYKEKREDLIPAFIKAANYFFASIDESIQPLTLDEIAKYYKSDAFIWRLFQFARRVDKFVTEVIFRKKYMYRLPEKIER
- a CDS encoding transporter substrate-binding domain-containing protein, whose translation is MTILIIPNCSSEDTNSLFLTPEEKDYIQSLKKPVIAAPCPDYPPIDFTDHTGNPIGLSQDYLNEIGKKLGLTFTIEMKESWADVLQAAKDRNVDIVLSIQDVPERHSFLHFTKPYVRIPNVIVVQKSNTKVNSLDGLAGMKIAAVKGYAVIDFIKKRYPSFTIETVKNETEGLMKLSFGEYDAMIISLSTVSYLVDTYSITNLRVAGNVGYDWNLCIGVRSDDQLLYSIVSKALDSIPESKRRAIYQRWISLAPRPFYQEKEFWYILTVLLFGGLLVIIGIIAWNASLRRQVKIKTEQLENELYWHKKTQEQLLLEKERLLITIQSIGDAFISTDERGNIILSNKQADLLFNNTILLGKDVRALVNFAESTVQNVVDPIGECIQLKKPVVHYHLKCHCNNRTIDVSVASSPIEMDNTIIGTVTIIRDITDMLAMQNELIKLQQFESLGILAAGIAHDFNNILTSIMGNAEIASLMLLKNTQKHNFLEIIDGIKKSVKSAQSLTGQLLTYAKGGKPIKKTGNILQLIRDTVDFITHGSSVKVVYDIDDKIENIEFDEHQLSHVFRNLTLNAIQAMENTGVLTITVKSLKNKPDVLQLPDGEYIMIQFSDTGKGISQEHINRIFDPYFTTKEEGTGLGLTTSLSIVRQHGGTITVSSSEKGTDFAIYLPKIKGDVSVNKTHKAKVDSISAHVLILDDRQEILDVTAGMLDMLGCSYDTATQSDDAIGKIIASKEKGKQFDCVLVDITIPGSMSGVDAFAQMKKIQENLKGIVMSGYADNSAIADYARYGFSWYLVKPFTFDEIKQALIKVMNT